A window of Camelus ferus isolate YT-003-E chromosome 1, BCGSAC_Cfer_1.0, whole genome shotgun sequence genomic DNA:
tagatagatataatggaatactactcagccataaaaaagaatgaaataatgccatttgcagcaacatggatggacctagagattatcatactaagtgaagtaagtcagatagagaaacacaaatatcatatgatatcacttttacgtggagtctgaaaaaaaagaaaaaggtacaaatgaacttattgacaaaatagaaacagacttacagacatagaaaacaaacttatggttaccaaaggggaaatgaggagtgagggataaattaggagtttgggattaacagatacacactactacatataaaatagataaacaacagaccttttgtatagcacagagaactatattcaatatcttataataacctataatggaaaagaatatgaaaaagaaaaaatatatatacatatatatatgaatcactttgctggacatCTGAAGCTaacaaactaatacaacattgtaaatcaattatagttcaatttttaaaaatttatctttgatagatttccacatatgaatttgagggggagACATAATTCAGCTGACAATATAGAGTTTGGAAACTTTTGAGAAGGCATGGTAAGGAAACCCCAGCTATGAGTTTCTCCTtcgggaaagagagagacagggagaagatTCCTGATTTTCTTAGAGTGCTGTAGGAAGACGTGGATTGGCTGGGGTAACCTGGAGCTCTGTACTGGGGAGTAAGGAGAGgataatgaaacaaaatgattGTCATACTGTAGGAAGCCATTTCTGTTTGGTTTAGGAAAAATAAACCTAAGGGAAAAACAAACTCAACAAATGCTGTGACATTTAGCCATATGTATCTCATAGCAACTGAAACTCCCACTACTACTCCATCACCAaagaatcatttttataattattgccAGCTATTGATTGCCTACTAGTTCAGTATAGCAGAGACATTAAAGGCCCTAGAGTCAGATGACCTTGCATTTGAGTCCCATCTGTACCACTTACCATGTGACCTTAAACAATTCAACTTCTCTGcacctcattttctcatctggaaaatctGAATAATGACTCTGTCTTCCTCAGAGGGCTCTACTGAGGATTATATGAGATAGTAAAGATTACTATAATttagtattaatattaatatagtcaGGAACTATATAtagtatgtgttttatatattttatcttttttttttcttttggggaggatatagttccaaaagttttgaaatcaggatctcaaagagatattggtacaccaatgttcatagcagcattattcacaacagccaaaaggtggaagcaacccaagtgtccatcaacagctgaataaacaaaatggggtatatacatataatggaatatggCTGacctaaaaaggaaataaattctcatacatgctacaacatggatgaaccttggggACACTATACTACTTGGATTTaaacagtcacaaaaagacaaatacaatattaTTCTACTTACATACATCATCtataaaatttatagaaacagagagtacaaaggtggttgccaagggctggggggagggaagagtggagagttagtgtttaatgggtacagaatttcagttttgcaagataaaatagttttggagattggttgcacaacaatgtgaatgtacttaatactgccgaacctaaaaatggttaagatggtaaattttatgttatgtatattttatataaattttaaattaaaagaattatgtAGATGTATACATATGTTGTACCACTGttaatttccttgttttgatAATGTGCTACATTTATGTAAGATGTAACCATTTAGGGACACTAGGTGAAAGGTAGAGGACCCCTCTGTGCTATCTTTGCaatttcctgtgaatctataattacctcaaagcaaaacattttaaaaacttatattcTTGTGCTTAAAAAAGTAGGGAAGTTAGAGACTGCCAATTCAATCTCTTGGAGCAGGATAACAGAACTTCATGGAGACAGAGATTAAAGCACTTAACCACAGTCTGCCCATGGGGGTAACTTTGATCAGAAAGACTCTCATAAGCTGGGACCCAGCAGGACCAGGACCATATCATTGATACCGACCCAGGCCATTGGACTCtttaatcaacagaaattgaTAACAGGCCAGCAGGGAATTTCAGGCAAGCCTTTATTGGGGCCGGTGCTGCAGCACGAGGGAGCGAAAACAAGTCAGGTGCCCATGCTTGCtcctattttatctatttttaatctcttacaacaaccccatgaggtataTATCATCAACCCACAGTCTCCCAGTATCCCACCTACCTCTGCTACCACTGAGGACAATTGACATGAGATTCATGAGAGCTTTACTCACCAAAACTGATGGAAAGAGTAGCTTCAAGAtcacttccttcctctcctccttggATGGTGCATTTTCCCTGTGCATAGCTGCTCTCCTGGCACAGTTCCTATGACAACCTCTCTCTGGGATATTTTTCTGCTCATCCATAGTACTCTtcttgttaccaaaaaaaaaaaaaaaaatcataaaataaagcTTTACATAAAGGCTTTTGTTAATGGAAAATCGTTTGTTAATAGGAGATCTCAGAAAGGAGCTATGATGCTACAGCAACCAAGGCAGTAAATTGCTTTAAACTGTTTCTGTTAAACGCTATAAAGCTCCATATGCACTCACTCTCTCCAGCACAATTAGATGTCATAGTTACTAGTACAACTCAAAGCAGAGGAACAGTTTCATTctgaaactgttaaaaaaaatctttttcttgatatgtctttcagtttttattgtcTGTTGTAATTTGCTTTACCATACCACAGTATATAACACTGAGAACTCCCGCGTGTGCAATTTAACTCTAATTTACGCCCTAGGGATCAATGAGCATGTGAAGTGGCCTAACACAATTAATATCCTAAGAACTGGCCAGGTGGCATTCAAAAGTATTTTTGTCAAAACAccagaagttttattatttagcATATTTGAAAGAATTCCTAGTTGGCAAAATTAGTGGAGTTTAAGTTACCTGCTTGTTAAAAGTTGGACATCTCCACCTTTGCAGGAACAAGGTATAAATAAATACCCATCCAGACTAGCGGTTCCTACCAGGGGGACAGGTATGGTGCTGTGCCCCTCCCATCAGTGGACGAGCCTGTCTTCTGATCGAACCAAAAGGCCTGACCCTCCCTCCATCAGAACACACTTGTCTTCATCTTGGGGACACCCTTTCATGAAGGCCTTGGTCATTGTGTCAAGGGTTGAAACTAAAACTATTAGAGGTAAACAGAGACTGTATGATTGTTTTGTGCCTGCTTGCTACCCAATATTTGGTTACTTAGAATTATATGGTCTGAAATGTCCCATTGCTACAACTGCCTGGTAGAAAGGTGGTAGGTTGTAAATGTAGAGCTGACACCTCCTCTAACTTTTTGAAGGTTCTAATAAACTCCAAAGTCACCTGACATTGGTGGAATGGTAAACCGAGTTGTTAGTTCAAATTCTCATACTCTATTCTTCAACACATATACTTCATAATAATCTGTATGCCTGAATTTCCTCTGCCACACTGGCATTTGTTTTCATTGACGGGCTCTTTGATCTTTATAAAGGCACAGTCCACTGGCCAGAATATCATCTTCAGGCAACATAGAAATGCTCTGGTTTCCCTAATACCATCTAGGTAGTGAATCATGCATCCTCGTAACtcccagacatttttttttccccctttcaagtagactttattttttagagcagttttagattcacagcaaaactgaatgGAAGGTACTGGGATTTCCCATTACCCTCTGTCCTCACATATATGTGCAGCCTCCCCCAactatcaacatcccccaccacagTCATACATTTgctacaattgatgaacctacattgacacatcattatcacacAAAGACCATAAGTTCACATTAGAATTCACTCTTGGTTTTGGAtattctatggatttggacaCACATAtagtgacatgtatccaccatgatagtgtcatacagaatagtttcaatGACCTAAAAGCCTTCCGTGTTCCACCTATTCATgcttccctccccccactccctggcaaccactgatctttttattgtctccatagttttgccttttccaaaatatcaCAGTGTGGAATCATCCAGTATATATAGCCTTCtcagtttggcttctttcactaagtaatacacatttaagtttcttccatgttcttttatggcttaatagctcatttcattttagtgctaaataatattcccttGTCTGGATGTACAGTTTGTTTACCCACTCACCTACTGAATGATATCTTAGCTGCTCCcatgttttggcaattataaataaagttgctataaacattcatgtgcaggctTTTGTGTAGACaaaagttttcagctcctttgggtaaatactaagaAGAATGATTGTTGGCTCATGTtctaagagtatgtttagtttcaTAAGAGACTGTCAAACAGTCTTCCACAGTGggtgcaccattttgcattcccaccagtaatgaaTGAGTGTTCCTGTtgccccacatccttgccagcgtTAGGTGTCATCAGTGCTCTGGATTTTGGCCACTCCGTTAAGTGCGTAGTGGTagtctttattgttttattttacattccctAATGGCATCTGAAgtagaacatcttttcatgtacttgtttgCTATTTGTATACCTTCTCTAGTGAGGTATCTTTCAggtcttttgccaaatttttatcaggttgttcattttcttgttgctggttttttttttttaagttctttgtatattttggttaacagtcctttatcagatatgtcttttgcaatgATTTTCCCCCAGTCCATGGCTTATCTTGTTATTTTCCTGaccagttccatttttaatgtaGTGGAAACATGCATATTTGCTTGCTCATTagacttactcatttattcactctttcattcatttatcaagtacttattaagcacctgctaaGTATGAGGCACTTCCCTGATTACCCTCTTTATCATGGCAGATGACCACACCTAACTGGTCTCATTTCTCAGTCAGGTTCTCccccttccatttccttctctccatgGGTGACAATTACCCTTCTAAAatttagtggtagagcacatcctGGGTCAGTTCCTAGTACctgcattaaaattaattaattaattaatcaatctaattacctcccctcataccccccaaattttaaaaattaaaaaaaaatatggcctACAGCTATAATGAGTAGCAGTTTAATTCTACAACACTAGAATGCAAGAAACATCATTTCtcttaagttctttaaaatagttaagtTATGCTGAGCCCTCTCCTTTAGTCAGTGAGAAgttcagtttcagttttttttattgagtttcttCTTTCCACCAAGAATCTTTTGAAATGTACAGGGATCTCATACAGAATATTCAAGAATGGGCCCTCTAGTCTTAGTTTACAATGTTCACATCTGATCTTCACCTTGACTGTATCCAGGTGGTCCTATGACAGTAGGTAATGCCAAGCCTAgttctttagaaatatttgatttttgcCCAGCAATACAAAACCCTCTGAGGcaaggaaaaacagaagttaGGCAACTTCTTTGGGGGAAGAAGgtgaaaatatacaaagcaaaagaaacaaaaacactgattaaTATTTCAAATTATCCTGCCTCATGGAGGGCATCCAAACTTCTTACCATAGCTACAAGACACATCTATACCTCCCAATTTCACTCTTACCCACCGTGTGCTGGAGCCAGTTCACACCAGCTCATGAGAGCTGAGTGCTAGGTTTTCAGGAATCGTTGTGAGCCAGTTATGAAACatagctattattaaaaattaaaggatagAAATATCACCCCCCCCCCGCTTCTATCTCCCTAGAGGGTCCTCTTATCCCCTTCTAACCTCCCAAACTACTTGTATTACAACGTATCTGACATTGTTCCTAACTGttattttcactaaaatattCTCCAGATTATGagcttgtaaataaaatttttcattcatatttgtCTCCCTTGTTCCTAGCAGAGGGCTGGCACATGGTAGGAATTCAGTAATTGTTTGGTGggtgagtgaaaaaaaaaaaaagactcttggAGGTTAAAACTTATTCCCTTCCCAATATCTTGAGATCAGCCCTCTACCCAGCAGCACTCACAGTTTCCCAAATCAAGCTTTACATGCCTAGGAACCTGATGTAATAACCACAGGAAAAGCTTGGTTTCCATCAGTGAAAGATGCATGAAAGATGCAACTTTCATTCTCCAAGTCTTTTCCTCTAGGGGAGAGTTAAAATGCAGATCAAATAAAGcagtaaagaaacaaagactCTTTAACAATGCCCTGAGATACAGAAAGCGAACTGTAAGTCTCAACGTCCCATCATAATGTCCTGTGGTACATGAGCCTGAAATGGAAAGTCCATGTGGCTGGTTGGTAAGCCAGTGCAGGGCTCTCTTCAGCCTACATGATATTTTGGAGGCAGAGAGTGGATATGGTGAAATGGGAATGGCTGATGTGTGTAGCATTGCTGGGCCAGTTGGTAGATGAACAAAATGGCCAGGAGGGTTGCtcattgcataaatatatttgggaaacATCCTTTAGAAAAGAATATCATGAACATTCTGGAAAGTTCATGTCTGAAATATGTCAAAGACTGGAAAAAACAAAGGCTGAAAACCGTTGCTTTTGATTTTAGACTATGCAACCCCAAGTACAGAACTGCTTGACCTAATTTGTGATTCCACAAACAGCTTTGGGGAAACAGTCATTGCTTTGCCCTAGTCTTCCCAGAACAAGAACCAAATGTCCCTGAGGACACCAAATGACACCAGCACCCCACTACCAAGCTGGCACCAGCAAAGAGGTAGGCTATTTGCAGAGAGCACGCCGCCTCTGCTGTGAGTGGGCAGTAAACTACCATGGAGAAGCGTGCGCCTGCCTGGAGACAGGGTTGCTAGGTGCCTCTGAAGTAGGGAGACCAAGAGGTGTGCATTATTTCCCCCACACTTCTTATTTTACACAGTGACAGTTGTAGcctggaaacaaaaggaaaataatagctTCTGTGATGTTAGAAATAATCGCCAGTCAAGTGCCCTATGGGGCAGAAGGAGCAGTGTTGAGGCTTTTAtcaagagcaggaaaaaaaaataatgtgatttgGTTTCACCATAATTGCTTAAGCAGCCTGGGTGAGAACTAATTATGAGTTCATCTGGCTCCAGAGAAACCccacctcttcccttctccaggaTGATACTAAAATATCAACATTGCATCACCAGAAGTCACTCCCATTGGTGGACTTTCTTGAAGGGGAGCAGCATGCTCTGTCTCTCTGAAAGCCACTGGACTCTGAATAGACCCAGGAATTTATATCTTTCCGAGGCAAATGAAATATTCCTGGCACTTACTTGTCATAGAATACTTGCCATTATTATGTCATAGAGgaagtgatgttttaaaaatgtgggaGTGATGAaatgcaaagaaggaaatgaagggACAAGTTACAGGCCCTACGTCACTACAAAAGCCCTGTCATTGTTAGACTCGGGGGAGGTCCTGGGTTTCAGAAGCAGGCTGTTCATTGACAATACTTTGATGCTCTGGGGCTCTCACTGGGCTACAATATCCCTAAAGAGATAAGGACTGTTGCTCAGAAAGTTGGTCACCTAATTCTCAAAAGAGCAGAGCTAACATTGAAAGTCAACAGGATAGGACCTGAATTCATCTAGGTTAGTAGTCCAAATTACAAATCTAGAGGCAAGcgaagtaatgctgctatgattATTTGGATCTATGTGAGCTCAGAGAGAGAGGTGAATTGGTATACAATAGTAGAAAGaacatgggttcaaatcctgactctgatGCTTACCAGCTATATGTAAGTTACTTGCCTCTTCTGAGCGTCAGATTCAACTGAGAAATGAGGTAAAATTATCAGTTTCTTTGCAGGATATATGTAAGGATGAGAAAGAATATGTGAAGTGCCTACACTGCACTTGGAACAGAGGGTGTCCAAGATAAATGGCAGCACATGTCACAGTTCTGTCTCCTTCGATGAGAAAGCCTAATCTGAGTGCCTCTACATGTGTAGCactggggcagagggtggaggttACAAAGACACATCACACATGATTTTTGTCTTCTGAACCATCACAGTTTAGTTAGATGGGGAGGAGACTTGGGACAGAAGGGGTGTAAGGGACTTTCTGAAACAAGAAGCAACAAAACAATGCTATAGAATTAATTACTACAGATCTTCTTCAACTTAT
This region includes:
- the LOC116662776 gene encoding uncharacterized protein LOC116662776 isoform X1 translates to MRVQLLKSRFFPELRGPGPATPSPSSPQPRRVRPPVRRPRAGSGLRVVLGSRTGLPSGASPRDTRPDPRLQKPSGRGKGVGRRRAVAHHQRKERCHCCRVPLTTLSCSSYQQGNRHLLKSTMDEQKNIPERGCHRNCARRAAMHRENAPSKEERKEVILKLLFPSVLSSRLPQPIHVFLQHSKKIRNLLPVSLFPEGETHSWGFLTMPSQKFPNSILSAELCLPLKFICGNLSKINF
- the LOC116662776 gene encoding uncharacterized protein LOC116662776 isoform X3, whose protein sequence is MRVQLLKSRFFPELRGPGPATPSPSSPQPRRVRPPVRRPRAGSGLRVVLGSRTGLPSGASPRDTRPDPRLQKPSGRGKGVGRRRAVAHHQRKERCHCCRVPLTTLSCSSYQQGNRHLLKSTMDEQKNIPERGCHRNCARRAAMHRENAPSKEERKEVILKLLFPSVLYRAPGYPSQSTSSYSTLRKSGIFSLSLSFPKEKLIAGVSLPCLLKSFQTLYCQLNYVSPSNSYVEIYQR